A genomic segment from Comamonas terrigena NBRC 13299 encodes:
- a CDS encoding c-type cytochrome, with product MKLLASLLTAAALAAPALSAFAAGETSAKPDLAKGEASFTAVCAACHGADGNSSIVANPKLAHQHPEYLVKQLQEFKNDKRADPVMKGFASTLSDGDMQNIAAWLAKQPAKPGFATDKELVTLGERIYRGGIADRKVAACVGCHSPNGAGIPVQYPRLSGQHADYTVKQLQSFRDGVRKNSPQMKDVAAKMNDREIKAVADYIAGLR from the coding sequence ATGAAGCTGCTTGCCTCGTTGCTGACGGCTGCCGCATTGGCAGCACCCGCTCTTTCGGCCTTTGCGGCCGGTGAAACTTCCGCTAAGCCCGATCTGGCCAAGGGAGAGGCTAGCTTTACTGCCGTCTGTGCTGCCTGTCACGGCGCGGATGGCAATTCGTCTATTGTCGCTAATCCTAAATTGGCACACCAGCATCCAGAGTATTTGGTCAAGCAGCTGCAGGAGTTCAAGAACGACAAGCGCGCTGACCCGGTTATGAAGGGCTTTGCCAGCACGCTGTCCGATGGCGACATGCAGAACATTGCGGCCTGGCTGGCCAAGCAGCCCGCCAAGCCCGGCTTCGCCACCGACAAGGAGCTGGTCACCCTGGGCGAGCGCATCTACCGCGGCGGCATTGCCGACCGCAAGGTGGCGGCCTGCGTGGGTTGCCACAGCCCCAATGGCGCCGGCATTCCGGTGCAGTACCCGCGCCTGTCGGGTCAGCATGCGGACTACACCGTCAAGCAACTCCAATCCTTCCGGGATGGTGTTCGCAAGAACAGCCCGCAGATGAAGGACGTCGCTGCTAAGATGAATGATCGCGAAATCAAGGCGGTGGCCGACTATATTGCCGGCCTGCGCTGA
- the pncB gene encoding nicotinate phosphoribosyltransferase: MTPIITSLLDTDLYKFTMWQAMLHRNPQTTAEYRFACRNATAFPLAELEAEVRAEIDHLCDLRFTKDELDYVGSLRYIKSDFIDYLRLFQYQRDFITVKGQTDGSLAIEAHGPQVHVMGFEIPVLCIVNELYFRRLQQPGTLEEGRRRLQAKIDQMRALKGGPTLAHPFEVSDFGLRRRFSGTWQREVVSTLAREVPQWFKGTSSVLLARDLDISPIGTMAHEYMQSYQSQGVRLRDFQKAALEDWVQEYRGDLGIALTDTVGMDAFLEDFDLYFAKLFDGLRHDSGDPFEWGEKALRHYRKLRINTHSKRLVFSDGLDLDKALALWRHFAPHIQLGFGIGTNLTNDVGLQPLNIVMKLTRANGQPVAKISDTPGKTLCEDETYLAYLRQVFHIPAAA, from the coding sequence ATGACGCCCATCATCACCAGCCTGCTCGACACGGACTTGTACAAGTTCACCATGTGGCAGGCCATGCTGCACCGCAACCCCCAGACCACCGCCGAGTACCGCTTTGCCTGCCGCAATGCCACGGCCTTTCCGCTGGCCGAACTGGAAGCCGAGGTGCGCGCCGAAATCGACCACCTCTGCGATCTGCGCTTCACCAAGGACGAGCTGGATTACGTGGGCAGCCTGCGCTACATCAAGAGCGACTTCATCGACTACCTGCGCCTGTTCCAGTACCAGCGGGACTTCATCACCGTCAAAGGCCAGACCGACGGCAGCCTGGCCATCGAAGCCCATGGCCCCCAGGTGCATGTGATGGGCTTCGAGATTCCGGTGCTGTGCATCGTCAACGAGCTGTATTTCCGCCGCCTGCAGCAGCCCGGCACGCTGGAGGAAGGGCGCCGCCGCCTGCAGGCCAAGATCGACCAGATGCGTGCCTTGAAGGGCGGCCCCACGCTGGCCCACCCGTTCGAGGTATCGGACTTCGGCCTGCGCCGGCGCTTTTCCGGCACCTGGCAGCGCGAAGTGGTCAGCACCCTGGCACGCGAGGTGCCGCAGTGGTTCAAGGGCACGTCCAGCGTGCTGCTGGCGCGCGATCTGGACATCTCGCCCATCGGTACCATGGCCCATGAATACATGCAGAGCTACCAGTCGCAAGGGGTGCGCCTGCGCGATTTCCAGAAGGCCGCGCTGGAAGACTGGGTGCAGGAATACCGGGGCGACCTGGGGATTGCGCTGACCGACACCGTGGGCATGGATGCTTTCCTGGAAGACTTCGACCTGTACTTTGCCAAGCTGTTCGATGGTCTGCGCCACGACTCGGGCGATCCCTTCGAGTGGGGCGAGAAAGCCCTGCGCCACTACCGCAAGCTGCGCATCAACACCCACAGCAAGCGCCTGGTGTTCTCCGACGGGCTGGACCTGGACAAGGCGCTGGCCCTGTGGCGTCACTTCGCCCCGCACATCCAGCTGGGCTTTGGCATCGGCACCAACCTCACCAATGACGTGGGCCTGCAGCCCCTGAACATCGTGATGAAGCTCACCCGCGCCAACGGCCAGCCGGTGGCCAAGATCTCCGACACGCCGGGCAAGACGCTGTGCGAAGACGAGACCTACCTCGCCTACCTGCGCCAGGTGTTCCACATCCCTGCTGCGGCCTGA
- a CDS encoding cysteine hydrolase, whose amino-acid sequence MASTTQLLVIDPQNDFCDLPATWWPAALPGRPATTGPALPVAGAHADMQRLAGWIDRHAARLDGITITLDSHQAYDVAHPAFWQQRDGSAVAPFTPITAAQVRSGDFTPHDAAALPRVLRYLDALEAEGRYTLMVWPLHCEIGSWGHGVHADVLQACRHWQAVQQRAVHHVFKGMNPWSEHYSAIRAEVPDPQDPGTSLNRTLLTHLAAFDTVVIAGEASSHCVRATVEHIVQHSGMAPDRLVLLTDCMSPVTGFEAAHDGLVQQMRDLGVRCTSSTAFGL is encoded by the coding sequence ATGGCATCCACGACCCAGTTGCTGGTCATCGACCCCCAAAACGATTTCTGCGATCTGCCTGCGACCTGGTGGCCGGCCGCGCTGCCGGGCAGGCCCGCCACCACCGGCCCTGCGCTGCCGGTGGCCGGGGCCCATGCCGATATGCAGCGCCTGGCCGGCTGGATCGACCGCCACGCTGCGCGGCTGGACGGCATCACCATCACGCTGGACTCGCACCAGGCCTACGACGTGGCCCACCCCGCGTTCTGGCAGCAGCGCGATGGCAGCGCCGTGGCCCCGTTCACCCCCATCACCGCTGCCCAGGTGCGCTCCGGCGACTTCACGCCGCACGACGCCGCCGCGCTTCCCCGCGTGCTGCGCTACCTGGACGCGCTGGAAGCCGAAGGCCGCTACACCCTGATGGTCTGGCCGCTGCACTGCGAGATCGGCAGCTGGGGCCATGGCGTGCATGCCGATGTGCTGCAGGCCTGCCGCCACTGGCAGGCCGTGCAGCAGCGCGCCGTGCACCATGTGTTCAAGGGCATGAACCCATGGTCCGAGCACTACAGCGCCATCCGCGCCGAAGTGCCCGATCCGCAAGACCCTGGCACCAGCCTGAACCGCACCCTGCTCACCCACCTGGCCGCCTTCGACACCGTGGTGATCGCCGGCGAAGCCAGCAGCCACTGCGTGCGCGCCACTGTCGAGCACATCGTGCAGCACAGCGGTATGGCCCCCGACCGCCTGGTACTGCTGACCGACTGCATGAGCCCGGTGACCGGCTTCGAGGCCGCGCACGATGGCCTGGTGCAGCAGATGCGCGACTTGGGTGTACGCTGCACCAGCAGCACTGCATTCGGTTTATAA
- the yihA gene encoding ribosome biogenesis GTP-binding protein YihA/YsxC, whose product MTNINPAFAAGQETALIDPKLAMGWMHTARFLTTAAQLHQLPEITVPEIAFVGRSNAGKSTSINTLTQQKQLAFASKKPGRTQHINLFSLGKQGVTDAVLADLPGYGYAAVSRSDKQRWQQVMLNYLIQRESLTAVVLLCDPRLGLTELDEALLDALRPRVAQGLKFLVLLTKADKLTRAEQAKVLSITKLNAGGGEVRLFSALKRQGVDDVAQLLWHWCHPEGLAPATPAHAADAPAADSASPRNTA is encoded by the coding sequence ATGACCAACATCAATCCCGCTTTTGCTGCGGGTCAAGAAACTGCGTTGATTGATCCCAAACTGGCCATGGGCTGGATGCATACGGCACGGTTTTTGACAACCGCCGCCCAACTCCACCAATTGCCCGAAATTACCGTCCCCGAAATTGCCTTCGTGGGCCGTTCCAACGCGGGCAAATCTACGTCCATCAACACTTTGACGCAGCAAAAGCAATTGGCTTTCGCGTCCAAGAAACCGGGCCGCACCCAGCACATCAACCTGTTTTCCCTGGGGAAACAGGGCGTCACCGACGCCGTGCTGGCCGATTTGCCCGGTTATGGCTATGCCGCAGTGTCCCGCTCGGACAAGCAGCGCTGGCAGCAGGTGATGCTGAACTACCTGATTCAGCGCGAAAGCCTGACCGCCGTGGTGCTGCTGTGCGATCCCCGCCTGGGCCTGACCGAACTGGACGAAGCCCTGCTGGACGCCCTGCGCCCGCGCGTGGCCCAGGGCCTGAAGTTCCTGGTGCTGCTGACCAAGGCCGACAAGCTGACCCGCGCCGAGCAGGCCAAGGTGCTGTCCATCACCAAGCTCAATGCCGGTGGTGGCGAGGTGCGCCTGTTCTCGGCCCTCAAGAGGCAGGGCGTGGACGATGTGGCCCAGCTGCTCTGGCATTGGTGCCACCCCGAAGGTCTGGCGCCCGCCACACCGGCCCACGCAGCAGACGCCCCGGCGGCGGACAGCGCCAGCCCGCGCAATACCGCATAG
- the metK gene encoding methionine adenosyltransferase gives MANDFLFTSESVSEGHPDKVADQISDAILDAIFTQDPYSRVAAETLTNTGLVVLAGEITTGANVDYIQVARDTIKRIGYDNTDYGIDYKGCAVLVAYDKQSQDIAQGVDKASDDELNIGAGDQGLMFGYACDETPELMPAPIYYAHRLMERQAQLRKDGRLPFLRPDAKSQVTMRYVDGKPHSIDTVVLSTQHSPDQSETATKMKASFTEAIIEEIIKPVLPNEWLQNTKYLINPTGRFVIGGPQGDCGLTGRKIIVDTYGGACPHGGGAFSGKDPSKVDRSAAYAARYVAKNVVAAGLARQCQVQVAYAIGVARPMNITVYTEGTGVIPDDQISKLVAEHFDLRPKGIIQMLDLLRPIYSKTAAYGHFGREEPEFTWERTDKAAALRAAAGLK, from the coding sequence ATGGCGAACGATTTTCTTTTTACCTCCGAATCCGTCTCGGAAGGCCATCCCGACAAGGTTGCGGACCAGATTTCCGATGCGATTCTGGACGCCATTTTCACCCAAGACCCCTACAGCCGCGTGGCGGCAGAGACACTGACCAACACCGGTCTGGTGGTATTGGCCGGTGAAATCACCACCGGCGCCAACGTGGACTACATCCAGGTGGCCCGCGACACCATCAAGCGCATCGGCTACGACAACACCGACTACGGCATCGACTACAAGGGCTGCGCCGTGCTGGTGGCCTATGACAAGCAAAGCCAGGACATCGCCCAGGGCGTGGACAAGGCCAGCGACGACGAACTGAACATCGGCGCCGGCGACCAGGGCCTGATGTTCGGCTACGCCTGCGATGAAACGCCCGAGCTGATGCCCGCCCCCATCTACTACGCCCACCGCCTGATGGAACGCCAGGCCCAGCTGCGCAAGGATGGCCGCCTGCCTTTCCTGCGCCCCGACGCCAAGAGCCAGGTGACCATGCGCTATGTGGACGGCAAGCCCCACAGCATCGACACCGTGGTGCTGTCCACCCAGCACAGCCCCGACCAGTCGGAAACCGCGACCAAGATGAAGGCATCGTTCACCGAAGCCATCATCGAAGAGATCATCAAGCCCGTGCTGCCCAACGAATGGCTGCAGAACACCAAGTACCTGATCAACCCCACGGGCCGTTTCGTCATCGGCGGCCCGCAAGGTGACTGCGGTCTGACCGGCCGCAAGATCATTGTGGACACCTACGGTGGTGCCTGCCCCCACGGCGGCGGCGCTTTCTCGGGCAAGGACCCGTCCAAGGTGGACCGCTCGGCAGCCTACGCCGCCCGCTATGTGGCCAAGAACGTGGTCGCCGCCGGTCTGGCACGCCAGTGCCAGGTGCAGGTGGCCTACGCCATCGGCGTAGCCCGCCCGATGAACATCACCGTGTACACCGAAGGCACGGGCGTGATCCCCGACGACCAGATCTCCAAGCTGGTGGCCGAGCACTTCGACCTGCGCCCCAAGGGCATCATCCAGATGCTGGACCTGCTGCGCCCCATCTACAGCAAGACCGCGGCTTACGGCCACTTCGGCCGCGAAGAGCCGGAATTCACCTGGGAACGTACCGACAAGGCGGCCGCACTGCGCGCCGCTGCCGGCCTGAAGTAA
- a CDS encoding NUDIX hydrolase — protein MNQTEAPYPQVLVSVDTVVLTLQDDALHVVLVRRSQPPFEGVWALPGGYIHAQEDADAQDSAVRVLRDKVGIAGAYLEQLATFSGPARDPRGWSVAIAYCALVSSAQLPPHDGVKRVPVAALGQLPFDHHAIVAAALARVRNKSQYSSLPVHLCGETFTLPQLQQVYESILGEPLNKVSFRRKMDEMQLLEAVPGAMRSGGAHRPAQLYRVRAPFQQALALSVRGL, from the coding sequence ATGAATCAAACAGAGGCGCCATATCCGCAGGTACTGGTCAGCGTGGACACGGTGGTGCTGACGCTGCAGGACGATGCGCTGCACGTGGTGCTGGTGCGCCGCAGCCAGCCGCCGTTTGAAGGTGTCTGGGCCTTGCCGGGTGGCTATATACATGCCCAGGAAGACGCCGATGCCCAGGACAGCGCCGTGCGGGTGCTGCGGGACAAGGTGGGCATTGCGGGTGCCTATCTGGAACAGCTGGCCACGTTCAGCGGCCCGGCGCGCGATCCGCGTGGCTGGTCGGTGGCCATTGCCTATTGCGCCCTGGTGTCCAGTGCACAGCTGCCGCCGCATGACGGGGTGAAACGGGTGCCGGTGGCGGCCCTGGGCCAGCTGCCGTTCGACCACCATGCCATCGTGGCGGCCGCGCTGGCGCGGGTGCGCAACAAAAGCCAGTACTCCTCGCTGCCTGTGCACCTGTGCGGCGAGACATTCACCTTGCCCCAGCTCCAGCAGGTCTATGAAAGCATCCTGGGCGAGCCGCTGAACAAGGTCAGCTTTCGCCGCAAGATGGATGAAATGCAGCTGCTGGAAGCCGTGCCCGGTGCCATGCGCAGCGGTGGCGCCCACCGTCCGGCCCAGCTGTACCGGGTGCGTGCGCCGTTCCAGCAGGCGCTGGCGCTGAGCGTGCGCGGGCTGTAG
- a CDS encoding cytochrome c biogenesis protein ResB — MSESSPSARSDQRSHVLRSFMELLASMRFAIALLTIICIASVIGTVLKQHEPLVNYVNQFGPFWAELFLAIKLNAVYSAWWFLLILAFLVTSTTLCLMRHVPKYLADLRNYKENIREKSLQAFHHKAQNMLTESADAAAQRIGGMLARGGWKVKLQERDTADGKGYMLAAKAGAANKIGYIAAHSAIVLICLGGLLDGDMVVRAQMWFGGKTPYTGAGRISDVPAQHRLSLNNPTFRGNLMVAEGTQAGTAILSQSDGVLLQELPFAVELKKFIVEYYSTGMPKLFASEVVIHDRETGEQLEKRIEVNHPASYKGIEIYQSSFDDGGSSVKLRSVPFVAGSKPFGVEGIIGSSTQLEQVGAAKQMALEFTELRTINVENFAARKKAGDAAVDVRKVDLRSSIESRLGAGHKTATEKELRNVGPSIGYKLRDASGQAREYQNYMLPVDMGEGVPVFLLGVRETPAEPFRFLRVPADDQGSMDGFMRLRAALQDPAMLKEAVQRYARQAVASDRADLRDALAQSALRAVTLFAGTPAADGKPNGGLQAISQFMEASVPESERDRASEVLIRILNGVLFDLAQLSREKAGLKPLEPGEQTLSFMTQAVFSLSDAQFYPAPMAFMLEDFKQVQASVFQVARAPGKNIVYLGCFFLILGVFAMLYVRDRRLWVWVAPAGQGSQATMALSTNRKTMDTDREFAQLAEKLIAAPAATANATERSV, encoded by the coding sequence ATGTCTGAATCCTCTCCCAGCGCCCGCTCCGACCAACGCTCGCATGTCCTGCGGTCGTTCATGGAGTTGTTGGCATCGATGCGCTTTGCCATTGCGCTGCTGACCATTATTTGTATTGCCTCGGTGATCGGCACCGTGCTCAAGCAGCACGAGCCGCTGGTCAACTACGTCAACCAGTTTGGTCCGTTCTGGGCCGAGTTGTTCCTGGCCATCAAGCTCAATGCGGTCTACAGCGCCTGGTGGTTTCTGCTGATTCTGGCTTTTCTGGTGACCAGCACCACACTGTGCCTGATGCGCCATGTGCCCAAGTACCTGGCCGACCTGCGCAACTACAAGGAAAACATCCGCGAGAAAAGCCTGCAGGCTTTTCACCACAAGGCCCAGAACATGCTGACCGAGTCGGCCGATGCGGCGGCCCAGCGCATTGGCGGCATGCTGGCGCGCGGTGGCTGGAAGGTGAAACTGCAGGAGCGCGACACCGCCGATGGCAAGGGTTACATGCTGGCGGCCAAGGCTGGAGCCGCCAACAAGATCGGCTACATCGCGGCGCACAGCGCCATCGTGCTGATCTGCCTGGGCGGTCTGCTGGATGGCGACATGGTGGTGCGCGCCCAGATGTGGTTTGGCGGCAAGACGCCTTACACCGGTGCAGGCCGCATTTCCGATGTGCCCGCCCAGCACCGCCTGTCGCTGAACAATCCCACGTTCCGCGGCAATTTGATGGTGGCCGAAGGCACACAGGCCGGCACTGCCATCCTGAGCCAGTCCGATGGCGTGCTGCTGCAGGAGCTGCCGTTTGCGGTGGAGCTCAAGAAATTCATCGTGGAGTACTACTCCACCGGCATGCCCAAGCTGTTTGCCAGCGAGGTGGTCATCCACGACCGGGAAACGGGCGAACAGCTGGAAAAGCGCATCGAGGTGAACCACCCGGCCAGCTACAAGGGCATCGAGATCTACCAGTCCAGCTTTGACGATGGCGGCTCCAGCGTGAAGCTGCGCAGCGTGCCGTTTGTGGCCGGCTCCAAGCCTTTCGGCGTGGAAGGCATCATCGGCAGCAGCACCCAGCTGGAGCAGGTGGGCGCGGCCAAGCAGATGGCGCTGGAGTTCACCGAGCTGCGCACCATCAACGTGGAGAATTTTGCCGCCCGCAAGAAGGCCGGCGACGCCGCCGTGGATGTGCGCAAGGTGGATTTGCGCAGCTCCATCGAGTCGCGCCTGGGCGCAGGCCACAAGACGGCCACCGAAAAGGAGCTGCGCAACGTGGGCCCCAGCATCGGCTACAAGCTGCGCGATGCTTCGGGCCAGGCCCGTGAATACCAGAACTACATGCTGCCCGTGGACATGGGCGAAGGCGTGCCGGTGTTCCTGCTGGGCGTGCGGGAAACGCCGGCCGAGCCGTTCCGCTTCCTGCGGGTGCCGGCCGATGACCAGGGCAGCATGGACGGCTTCATGCGCCTGCGCGCCGCCCTGCAAGACCCTGCGATGCTGAAGGAGGCGGTGCAGCGCTATGCCCGCCAGGCGGTGGCATCGGACCGCGCGGACCTGCGCGATGCGCTGGCCCAGTCGGCCCTGCGTGCGGTGACCCTGTTTGCCGGTACGCCCGCAGCGGACGGCAAGCCCAATGGCGGCCTGCAGGCCATCTCGCAGTTCATGGAAGCCAGCGTGCCGGAGTCCGAGCGCGACCGCGCCAGCGAGGTGCTGATCCGTATCCTGAACGGCGTGTTGTTTGACCTGGCGCAGCTGTCGCGCGAAAAAGCCGGCCTCAAGCCGCTGGAGCCGGGCGAGCAGACGCTGTCCTTCATGACGCAGGCGGTGTTCTCGCTCAGCGATGCACAGTTCTACCCGGCGCCCATGGCCTTCATGCTGGAAGACTTCAAGCAGGTGCAGGCCAGCGTGTTCCAGGTGGCACGGGCCCCCGGAAAGAACATCGTCTACCTGGGCTGCTTCTTCCTGATTCTGGGCGTTTTTGCCATGCTCTACGTGCGTGACCGCCGCCTGTGGGTGTGGGTGGCGCCGGCAGGTCAGGGCAGCCAGGCCACGATGGCCCTGTCGACGAACCGCAAGACCATGGACACCGACCGCGAGTTCGCCCAACTGGCTGAGAAATTAATAGCAGCACCCGCTGCCACTGCAAACGCTACGGAGCGATCAGTATGA
- a CDS encoding lysophospholipid acyltransferase family protein, with translation MNWSKLGIGLMHVLATLPLPVLRGMGRGLGHLLFLLARPRRKVALRNFELCFPEVPEAQRKAWARESFVVFCQTFLDRSWLWFGSEALVRSRVKLVGATHELEGDTPTIVFAPHFYSMDAGGLALPLNTTREFTSIFATNPNPVLDDWFMTGRQRFGNVKMLNRADGVKPIIQCLRKGGLLYLLPDMDYGRNDSVFVPFFAVPEVATIPSLSRFARLGKAKVVALYNRMTPEGYVAELTPAWEDFPTDDHVADTARMNRELEAAIRTMPAQYYWVHKRFKTRPEGQPSLYR, from the coding sequence ATGAACTGGAGCAAGCTGGGTATCGGCCTGATGCATGTCCTGGCCACACTGCCGCTGCCGGTGCTGCGCGGCATGGGGCGTGGACTGGGTCATCTGCTGTTTCTGCTGGCGCGCCCGCGCCGCAAGGTGGCGCTGCGCAATTTCGAGCTGTGCTTTCCGGAGGTGCCCGAAGCCCAGCGCAAGGCCTGGGCCAGGGAAAGTTTTGTGGTGTTCTGCCAGACCTTTCTGGATCGCAGCTGGCTGTGGTTCGGCTCCGAGGCGCTGGTGCGCAGCCGGGTCAAGCTGGTGGGGGCCACGCACGAGCTGGAGGGTGATACGCCGACCATCGTGTTTGCCCCCCATTTCTACAGCATGGATGCCGGCGGTCTGGCGCTGCCCTTGAACACCACGCGCGAATTCACCTCCATCTTCGCCACCAACCCCAACCCGGTGCTGGACGACTGGTTCATGACTGGCCGCCAGCGTTTTGGCAATGTGAAGATGCTCAACCGCGCCGATGGCGTGAAGCCCATCATCCAGTGCCTGCGCAAGGGAGGTCTGCTGTACCTGCTGCCGGACATGGACTATGGCCGCAACGATTCGGTCTTTGTGCCGTTCTTTGCCGTGCCCGAAGTGGCGACCATTCCCTCGCTGTCGCGCTTTGCCCGGCTGGGCAAGGCCAAGGTGGTGGCGCTGTACAACCGCATGACGCCCGAGGGCTATGTGGCCGAGCTCACCCCCGCCTGGGAGGACTTTCCCACCGATGACCATGTGGCCGACACCGCCCGCATGAACCGCGAGCTGGAAGCCGCCATCCGCACCATGCCGGCCCAGTACTACTGGGTGCACAAGCGCTTCAAGACGCGGCCCGAAGGCCAGCCTTCGCTGTACCGGTGA
- a CDS encoding lysophospholipid acyltransferase family protein, protein MLSLFRIFSALPLGLLHAVGAAMGWLAWLLSPTYRRRFLANTAQAGYRFGEVAAAVGHAGRMVFESPRLWVRITQVNTIHGAEVVEQAWARGKGILYLTPHLGCFELSVQAAAQRWSGEHGPITILYRPAKQAWLAELMLTARNRAGIQAVPTNLSGVRQMIKALRKGEAVGLLPDQVPPDGQGQWAPFFGKEAYTMTLAARLALQTGATVVLARCERLSWGRGFELYFEEMPVPLSDELEAAVVQINQAMEHTIRQCPQQYLWGYGRYKLPRKEAVAEAAAQKADA, encoded by the coding sequence ATGCTTTCCCTGTTTCGAATTTTTTCCGCGTTGCCATTGGGCCTGCTGCATGCCGTGGGTGCTGCCATGGGCTGGCTGGCATGGCTGCTGTCGCCCACCTACCGGCGCCGCTTCCTGGCCAACACTGCGCAGGCGGGCTACCGCTTCGGGGAGGTGGCCGCGGCGGTGGGGCATGCCGGTCGCATGGTGTTCGAGTCCCCGCGCCTGTGGGTGCGCATCACCCAGGTCAACACCATCCATGGGGCCGAGGTGGTGGAGCAGGCCTGGGCGCGCGGCAAGGGTATTCTGTATCTGACGCCGCATCTGGGCTGCTTCGAGCTGTCGGTGCAGGCCGCCGCGCAGCGCTGGTCGGGGGAGCATGGGCCCATCACCATCCTCTACCGTCCGGCCAAGCAGGCTTGGCTGGCCGAGCTGATGCTGACGGCGCGCAACCGCGCCGGCATCCAGGCGGTGCCCACCAATCTGTCGGGGGTGCGCCAGATGATCAAGGCCCTGCGCAAGGGCGAGGCCGTGGGCCTGTTGCCCGACCAGGTGCCTCCGGACGGCCAGGGGCAGTGGGCGCCGTTCTTCGGCAAAGAGGCCTACACCATGACGCTGGCTGCGCGCCTGGCGCTGCAGACCGGCGCCACCGTGGTGCTGGCGCGCTGCGAGCGCCTGTCCTGGGGGCGGGGGTTCGAATTGTATTTTGAGGAAATGCCGGTGCCACTGTCTGACGAGCTGGAGGCTGCCGTGGTGCAGATCAACCAGGCCATGGAGCACACCATCCGCCAATGCCCGCAGCAGTATCTGTGGGGCTATGGCCGCTACAAGCTGCCACGCAAGGAAGCCGTGGCTGAAGCGGCCGCGCAGAAAGCCGACGCATGA
- a CDS encoding alpha/beta fold hydrolase — MIETIRHHLPQGITLDCRACGAPGKPLLLFVHGFPEGAFIWDGVMTPFSDRWRCVAPDLRGYGHSSQPADVAAYRPKALMQDLVELIARESPGQPAACVIAHDWGGALAWNLAIQHPQLLEQLLIINAPHPGTFLRELQHNPAQQAASQYMHFLRRPDAADKLLADGARRLWDFFRTPAGTLPDWLTPELQACYLAHWQQSLATACHYYSASPLVPPREADHSILQLQLPDSLLSTPVPTQVLWGMDDVALRPELLNGLEQWVPHLTVAPVPGASHWLVHEQPAVVIRSLHQLLLSALTHRTAPAPTQSASTADLPLDY, encoded by the coding sequence ATGATCGAAACCATCCGCCATCACCTGCCCCAGGGCATCACGCTGGACTGCAGGGCCTGCGGAGCCCCTGGAAAACCCCTGTTGCTGTTTGTGCACGGCTTTCCAGAAGGGGCCTTCATCTGGGATGGCGTGATGACGCCATTTTCCGACCGGTGGCGCTGCGTGGCGCCCGACCTGCGCGGCTACGGCCACTCCAGCCAGCCGGCCGACGTGGCGGCCTACCGCCCCAAAGCCCTTATGCAGGACCTGGTGGAGCTGATCGCGCGCGAAAGCCCGGGCCAGCCAGCCGCCTGCGTGATCGCCCATGACTGGGGGGGTGCACTGGCCTGGAACCTGGCCATCCAGCACCCGCAACTGCTGGAGCAGTTGCTGATCATCAACGCCCCCCACCCCGGCACATTCTTGCGCGAGCTGCAGCACAACCCGGCCCAGCAGGCGGCCAGCCAGTACATGCATTTTCTGCGTCGCCCCGATGCGGCCGACAAGCTGCTGGCCGATGGCGCACGGCGGCTGTGGGACTTCTTTCGCACACCGGCCGGCACCCTGCCCGACTGGCTGACACCCGAGCTGCAGGCCTGTTACCTGGCGCACTGGCAACAGTCACTGGCCACGGCCTGCCACTACTACAGCGCAAGCCCTCTGGTGCCGCCGCGGGAGGCGGACCACAGCATCCTGCAGCTCCAGCTGCCCGACAGCCTGCTGAGCACCCCCGTGCCCACCCAGGTGCTGTGGGGCATGGACGATGTGGCGCTGCGGCCCGAGCTGCTGAACGGTCTGGAGCAGTGGGTGCCCCACCTGACGGTGGCGCCCGTGCCCGGTGCCAGCCACTGGCTGGTGCACGAGCAGCCCGCGGTGGTGATCCGCAGCCTGCACCAGCTGCTGCTGTCCGCGCTCACCCACCGCACGGCGCCCGCACCGACCCAGAGTGCATCGACAGCCGATCTGCCTTTGGATTACTGA
- a CDS encoding DUF1328 domain-containing protein yields MLKWAIIFAIISLVAGVLGFTGVASGAAGIAKILFYIFIVVAVIFVVLALLGIGAVA; encoded by the coding sequence ATGCTGAAGTGGGCCATCATCTTTGCCATCATCTCGCTGGTCGCCGGGGTCTTGGGCTTTACCGGCGTGGCCTCCGGCGCCGCCGGAATCGCCAAGATCCTGTTCTATATCTTCATCGTGGTCGCCGTCATCTTTGTGGTGCTGGCGTTGCTGGGGATCGGCGCCGTCGCCTAG